The nucleotide sequence AACTTATTTTATCTCCCCAAAGACATCTTAAATGCCTCCAGGTCAAGGATCTTGTTTTCCTTCATTTGGATCTTCACTCACATACCATGGAATGCTGTGGAATTAGGAGCTGCAGGTTTACTACCAGATGTTTTATAAGTCAGTTGCATCAAATCTCCCTCTATAACTGGAGCTGAAAATCCATTGATTTGAGCTTCTCAGGAACACCTGAAAATTAAGCAAGTGAATAACGTGGACGACaatctgcagagagagagagagaaagatgtctAACTCTGAAGGTGGAAGAGGATTCCTGTTGTTATCCCCTTGCAGGCCTTCCTCTAACCCTTCTGcctctctcccaggccctcccccGCTCCCTAGCCTTTCCCAATATCCCCTTCCCCCAGTCATTCATATAGTCTTTCaatcaacaaatgttttttgagtGCCTTCTACATCCTTGGCACCATGGCGGGAACCACTGACAAGACAGACCAGGTCCCTGGCCTGATGGTACTCAGACCCTGGGGCAGAGTCGGGAGAACCAGGGAGacacacaataaacaaacagTAACACATACTGGAATAAGTGCATAGACAAGTGATATGATAAGGTGGCCAGGAAGGAAGGCCTGTTTGAGGAAGTGAATTTTAGGCTAAGAATTGGAAGTTTTACGTTAAGCCCACCGGGTGAAGAGTCAGGGAGGAGTGTTCCAGGGAGAGGAAAtggcaagtacaaaggccctgaggcaggaaaaaCCTCATTATATTTGGAGAACTGGAAGAAGATTGGCTGGAGTCTGGTGCACCAAGAGGGGCAGAGAGGAAATGAGATAAGAGATGGAGGCTGGGCTGGGTCATTTAGAATCTGTAGATTGTAGTAGGGAGAGTGGGTTTTGTTCTAAGTGCACTGGGAAGCCTTTGGAAGGTATTAAGCAGATGCCTTGATGACAGTTTGTGCTGCTAGGGAGAGAATGGACCTTGtatgagggagggaggtggggaaaaACGGAGATCCGTCAGGAGGTGTAGCAGTTTTCTGGGTGGTAGGAATAGAGACAGAGGGGCAGACAAATGGGTGACCCAGAAGTTTAGAGGCCTGAGGATTCCAGGACAGGACTCTGGACAGTAGGACAAGGAGAGCAGGGTCCGTGAGTGATGGGGCCCTAGAGtgcaagggaagaaaagaaacccaGCACTTCTCATGGTGGGTCATTTCCCCTCCAGGAAGTTTCAGCTTCCTGATTCTGGGGCCCTTGTGAGATGGAACTGGGGAGAAGAAGGTATGGAACACAGTATTGATGAGACCTGCTTGCCCCCTTTTGGGGTCctcctctcagtctctctctaggggcagagctgggaatgGAGAGTGCtgctccagctcagcagcaccTCAGCACtagcagggtggggagggagtcAGTGGTCCCCCAAGTCCAACCCTAAGACAGGTACCCTACTTCCTCCTCAAGGAGGAAAGCCTCCCGCTAGGTGTGAGCTCTTGGAGGCAGGGCCTCCCCGCCCTCCACCGCCCACCCAGGCCTTTCTGGGTGTAAGTCAGTGAAGTGGAGGACTCTGCTGAATGGGACGGCTCCCTTATGGCTGAGAGGTGGGGGTGCTGAGAGGTGGGAGCAGAGGTCCTTTCTAGCACCAGGGTGAGAGAGTTCTGGATAAAATCCAGCCACATACCCAGAAAGATCCTGCCCAGAGGGGTGGGCAAGAGCAGCCTAGTGCCAAGCCCTGGAGTCCCTCATCCCATCCATTGCCTAGACACCAGCACCACCCACCCATGCCTGCAGGACAAGCCCACAGGCTGCCGTTTTCTCAACACCTCTGCTGAGGGCTTAACAGGGGTCATCTCACTCGATTTTCATACACTCTCCTGAGGGAGGCGTATTATCCCAGTTTTGCAGATGAGCACAGGCCTATGCAGTTCAGGAAATCCAAGCTGTCTGATCCCCAAAGCAGAGCCTCGGTCCCTAAACTGTCTCTTACGGGCAAACTGGGCCTGAAGCAGGTTAGGGATGAAAGATGCgtgaatggatgaaaaaaatgaatgaatgaaggggcCCGTGGATGCTGGGGAAGGGGGACATCAAATCCTGATTGGGTCCAAGCCTTACCCAGGCGTGGCCGCGCTCCGAGGGCCCGGGTTGAAGGTGGAGGGAAGGGGATGGGGGTCAGCCTGGTCGGGGGAAGGGTGTGAGGAACGCAAGCAACATCCCCAGTTGGCCCCCAAGGTAGGCGCCGAGGTCTGGGACCCCTCCCTCCATCCTAGCGCCCACAGGCCCTAGTCCTCAGTAGGTACTCAACAAAGAGTAGGTGAAATTTTGGCTCTCCCACCTTCCTGGCAGTCAGCGGGCGATCAGTAAATGTTGACAAAGGTACGACTCTCCGCCGAAGTCTCCCCACCCACACTGCGGCCCCACCGGGCTCAGGGCCGGAGTTCGGCCCCCGCCACCCCGCGCTCTGCCTAATCTGCCCCTCGCAGGACCCGGCGGCGGAGGGAACGCCCCGGGCGGGGCCAGCTTGGGGCGGGGCCTGAGGGCccgagggggcggggccgggccggcCGGGGTCTCCGGTCGTCGCCGGCAGAGCTCGGGTTCTGAGCTTCGCGGACCGAGGGGCGGGGGCCGCGGCGCGGATGCTGGAAGTTCACATCCCGTCGGTGGGGCCCGAGGCTGAGGGCCCCAGGCAGAGCCCAGAGAAAAGCCACATGGTGAGCGGGGGCGCTGGATGGGAAGAGGCGCGGGACCCGCCGGATTTCGCCGCGCCGAGCGCAGTGGGGACCGCGCTCCCGGGCCGGGGCGTCCGAGTGCGGCGGGCCAGGCCGTCGGGGGACAGCCTGCTGAGGGTCTCGGGGCCGCTTGGGTTTGCCAGCCCCGCAGACGGCGGTCCGGGCTCCTGAGGGACTACACGGAGCGGAGGTGCTGGTCCGCCCGCCCTCCTCCCAAGTGTGTGGGGAGCGTGGGAGGGTCCCCGGCGAGTGGCGGCGTCCAAGGCCGCTTTGTGCCTTTGAGCGCGGAAGGGTGGGCGCGTCGCCGGGCGCGGGTCCCGCTTGCCCTCCCGCGGGGCCTCACGCGCACCCGGGCTGCCCGCCCGCTAGGTGTTCCGAGTGGAGGTGCTGTGCCGCGGACGCAGACACACAGTGCCGAGGCGCTACAGCGAGTTCCACGCGCTGCACAAGCGGGTGAGGCGGCGCCCACGATCCACCGACCCCGGCCCGGCTCCTGCCAGCCTTTGGGAGGAGGGCAGATGAGCTGCAGCCCCAGCCTCTGCCACCCTCGTTACCGCCGCAGTCCCTGGAGGGCTcaggtcctgggcacagacccccTCGCGGGCTGTGGGGAGGGCGCAAAGGGGCAGGTCTCAGCCTGTACTCTCGATGCCCCTATGCGGCCGGCCCACCCTCGGGTGTCTGGGGCGCTGGCGGGGTCGGAGGCGGGGGGATTGGGACCTCTCTCATCCCTGTCCCAACCACCACTCACCAGGGGCTGACCCAGGGTAGAGCCTGGAGTTTAGGGGGCAGGGGCGTGGGGAGGACTGGAGAGGGCTCTTGGCTAGGGTGAAGTGAGCTTGAGGCCTCAGTCGGGATGCTGTGATCGCACGCGGTAACCTCCTGGCAGATCAAGAAACTGTACAAAGTGCCTGACTTCCCCTCAAAACGCCTGCCCAACTGGAGGACCAGAGGATTGGAGCAGCGGCGGCAGGCCTTGGAGGCCTATCTCCAGGTGTGCATGGGTCTCACTCAGTGCCCCTCTGCCCCCCCCCCAGCAGGCTGGACCAGAGGTGTGACTCAGAGAGGTGTGCCGGCAAGGGGTGAGGGGACCCACATTTGGGGCATGTTATTTATTACCCCAAGTCTCAATTTTCTGAACAGTAATGGGTCCAAACATCCCTCTCTGGATTGATAGGATTGACTGAGGTAACCAGGAGGCAGGTGGTCCCAGTTCAATGAAAGCTGGTTCTCTTCTCCTCCAGAGTGAGATCCTGTGTTCCCCTcatgatgagaatgtggagaccCTTCCCCCCGCTCCCCACACAGCCAGGGGATCACAGGCCAGGCTGGCTTCATGGGCATCCAACCTGTAGTCACCCAGGTCCCAGTGCTCAGAAGGGCTCAGAGCTTGGTTTCACACTCTGCTCtagctgtcttgaaattcttaatcattTTGGAAGggcccctgcattttcattttgcactggactgGGCCTATTACATGGCTAGGTCTGATTACAGAttacctctctcctctccagggcATTCTGTACCTGAACCAGGATGTGCCCAAGGAGCTACTGGAGTTCCTGTGTCTTCGGCACTTCCCCACAGACCCCAAGGCCAGCAGCTGGGGGTGAGCACCTCTAGGGACCAGGGCTTGGCATGAGGGAGGGGCCCCAGTGTTGGGGGACAGGGGCTCTCTGCAAGCAAACAGGTGAGGAAAGGTTTTTGAGGCCAAGGTCTTTTCCTTCTCACATCTGCCAGGCCCtagcccaatcttcctctttgagACATCACTTCCCTGGTCAGCTTTCTTGACCCCAGTGGAGGGGCTGTTTTCTGCACAGCCTTGGTTACCCCAGCTGCCTCCGGAACTGAGCTGGTTACAAATAGAAGCAGTGGTCCCCCAGGGAGGTGAAGTTCTGGGCTCTGGTGTCTCCACCCCTTCCTCATGCTCCCCCGGGCATCCCCAGGTGGCTCACAGCCTCCCTTTTCTTTTCAGCACCCTGGGGGAGTTCCTGCCTAGTGACAGCAGGCAAGTCCAAGCCCCTGCCTGCACCTGGCTcctgctgccccctggtggccataTGCCAGGAGGCGGCCTGCTGCTCCTGGCCGGTCCTCCTGGTCCAGGTTTTCCTGTTGGTGCCTCCTGAGCCCACTTCCCATTCACCTTTTCCTCTGTGGTCCTTGGTGATCTCAGtcccccaccaccccctccaCTGCTCATGACCCTTGTCCCTCCTAGATCACAGCTGCACCACCGGCCTGTCGTCAGCTTCTGCGTGGATCCCTACATTTCCATCCCATCCCCAGGTGAGGGGGTGCCTCTGACCTATAATCCATATTTAGGGCCCAGGtgtcagggtgggagtgggggtgaaCTGACCACTTCTCAGCTCCCAAGAACCCCAGGCAGCGTCTCCCTCCTGCTGCCCTCCTTTGGGGCCACCACCCCTGCTGCTCCTGCACCCCTGTAGCCTGCTTTGTATTCCCCTCCAGGGAGTAGACACGGTGAAGCCAGCCTGGCTCCCCTGCTCTCCATTCCTTACCAGCCTGGCTTTCCAAGCTAATGTGAACAGAATGTGAACTGGGAATGCCAAGGCCTCATTTGGGGTGGCCAGCTGTTACCTGCTGCCTCCGCAGGGGCTCTTactctcggggggggggggggggtgcggcTGGGCCTATGGGCAAGAGCTCAGGATACTGCAGGCCAGGGCTGTCCCACGCCTCTTCTTCAAGCTCTGAAGCCCTCACCCCTTCCTCCTGTTTTCCTTCTGCCCCACAGAGCCTCTGCCCGATGTGGTGGTGAATGGCGTGCTCGAGGGCCTCTATGGCTTTAGCACCAGCACAGCTAAAGCCCAGCCAGAGACTCCCTATCACCCTGCTCCTCCACCACTGATGCCCTGACCAGTCCAGAGGCCTTTGGGCCACCTACCAGGACAGTCACGTGCCTCAGTCCTATAAGCCCCATATAAGAGATGTAGGCTGGGTGCCCCCTGGCCTGGACCCAAGACTTACCCACCCCAGGCTCAGAACTCAGCTGGACCGGTAGCTGGGGGTGGTCGAACTCCTGCACTTAGAGCCCATGGCTGGGGCAGGGACAAGAGAGGGTAAAAAATAAAGGGAGAAGTCAGTTTGGAGGTAGGCTATGAAGAGGTACAGGTGTATTTCTTCACCCACACCAGGAGaaggggggggagggggagagcaaAGTTTGAGGCACAGTAGCCGGCAGAGTTTAGAAAGAGCAAAAGCCCCTGCTTGATGTTTGTTTTGTAGGTAGCATCTGGGGGAAGGGTTCAGACCGGAGCCCGGGGAGGGGACAGGCACCCACTGCCACAAGTCCCAGACACAATGGGACACAGACTGAAGGGGAAGTGCTGCAGGCCCAAGAACCTAGCCCACACACAGGTTATAAAAAACccaccatttctttttattggtcAGTGTTGGTAGGAGTTTGTTACAAAACCAGGCCCTGTGGAATGTGAGGGGAGGGGTCCGCTCCGTCAGGTGCCAGCACTAGGGCCAGTGGAGCACAGAGCCCTGTGGCGGGCTGTCTTCACCCCCGGGAGGGCAACAGGGCCGCACAGACGGTTGCTCAAAGGGAAGAGGTCCCTGGGCCCTACTCCTTGGCGATGGCAAAGGGCTTCTCCACCTCGATCTTGCCGCAGTCTGCGATCGTCACATCCTTCAGGGGCTTGTCCCGACCATCTGTCTTGGTGCTCTCCACCTTCCGCACTACCTCCTGGGAAGGAAAGGCAGAAACAGGAAGGCAGAGTGGGTCAGGAGGTCGGCCACTCAAGGGAGACAGGCCTCAGTGTATAGCTGGGGAGGGCTGAGATGCCCATGTGACAAGCAGCATACAAGCCGTGAGGCACCAAAATCCTAACGGACTCATGGCcgggggccagcccagggcagggagaACCAAGCTTTGACAACAAGAGGAGGATGCAGCAGTTTTGATCCTTTGAAGTATGACTCAGGTTGGGCTAagagtgaggaggaggaagagggtggCTGGGGAAGGGGTACCAGGTGGCTTCCCAGGGCCATCGTGTTCAGCTGTGAACTCAGAGTGGTGGCAGCACAGCACTGTAAGCGAGTGATGGACGGGGGCTCCTGCAGCTGTGCAGCCTCAACAAGGCCTGGCTGGCCTCTGCCTGGGACCTGGAAGGGTTTATAACTCGTAGAGAGGGAGGCTATTTATGCTTGATTCCCCCAGAGATGAACATGGGTCTGAATCTGTGGGTTCCCTTCTGGGaaaaggataaaatatat is from Diceros bicornis minor isolate mBicDic1 chromosome 5, mDicBic1.mat.cur, whole genome shotgun sequence and encodes:
- the SNX22 gene encoding sorting nexin-22 isoform X1, translating into MLEVHIPSVGPEAEGPRQSPEKSHMVFRVEVLCRGRRHTVPRRYSEFHALHKRIKKLYKVPDFPSKRLPNWRTRGLEQRRQALEAYLQGILYLNQDVPKELLEFLCLRHFPTDPKASSWGTLGEFLPSDSRSQLHHRPVVSFCVDPYISIPSPEPLPDVVVNGVLEGLYGFSTSTAKAQPETPYHPAPPPLMP
- the SNX22 gene encoding sorting nexin-22 isoform X2; this translates as MLEVHIPSVGPEAEGPRQSPEKSHMVFRVEVLCRGRRHTVPRRYSEFHALHKRIKKLYKVPDFPSKRLPNWRTRGLEQRRQALEAYLQGILYLNQDVPKELLEFLCLRHFPTDPKASSWGSQLHHRPVVSFCVDPYISIPSPEPLPDVVVNGVLEGLYGFSTSTAKAQPETPYHPAPPPLMP